From a region of the Halolamina sp. CBA1230 genome:
- a CDS encoding helix-turn-helix domain-containing protein — protein MPIDIETFESSSDDRLRSGGETNAERVMRFLSANPDKAFTQSEIRDATEVKAGSISVVLSRLEDRDLVRHKGNYWALGDDDAVAAYAGVSESTRAANERLGEEDMAEWLEHAVEEDNSEGDE, from the coding sequence ATGCCCATCGACATCGAGACGTTCGAGTCCTCCTCGGACGATCGACTCCGGAGCGGCGGGGAGACGAACGCCGAACGGGTCATGCGCTTCCTCAGCGCGAACCCCGACAAGGCGTTCACCCAGAGCGAGATCCGTGACGCGACGGAGGTGAAAGCGGGGAGTATCAGCGTCGTGCTTTCCCGCCTCGAAGACCGCGACCTCGTCCGTCATAAGGGGAACTACTGGGCGCTCGGCGACGACGACGCCGTCGCGGCGTACGCGGGCGTCTCCGAGAGCACCCGCGCGGCGAACGAGCGTCTCGGCGAGGAGGACATGGCCGAGTGGCTGGAGCACGCGGTCGAGGAGGACAACAGCGAGGGCGACGAGTGA